One Heyndrickxia oleronia genomic window, TTTCAGATTTTTCTTCATTAAATATAGTAATATCAATTTCCTTTTTAATGGTTTTGGTGTCTGTTGTGAAGTATGACACATTCCTTTCAAATTGAATCCGATACCCTGAAATTCTTTCACGCAGGAATATCCCTAGCTCATGCTGAAGGCTAAATTCATTATAAATTTCAACTGCATTAACCTGTACGTACAGGAAAAAGTCCTCTACCAATTCCCTTAAATCAAGCAAATCATTCACCTCTGCCACATTTATAGAAGTCACATTTCTTCACTGCCATTCAAAAATCTTTGAACTGTTACTATTAATCTTTTTTCATAAAAAATATTTACTCGTCGTTTTTATGTTGAATAATTCTTCTTTGTCTTTTTCTGTTAACAAATCATCCAGATGTTTACTAGAATCCTGAATCCAATTAGCCTTATCCATAGCCCATTCATATTCATCTGTTGTTTCATCCAGCTCGGCAGAAATGTATTCCTTTATTAGTTTCGAGTAAAAATAGTTTATCGAGTTAATCAACAAATCCTCAGTTTTTTTACGCTCTTTTTCTCTCCGTTCTCTAAGTAATTCCCTCTCCCGTTCTTCTATCAATCTTTTTTCTTCCTCTAGGATATGCGCCTTTTCTTCTTCATCCATAATTGGCGGAAGCGAAAATATGTATAAGAACACCTTTCTTAATAAATCTTCAGTTGTCATAGTTTGCGTTTGTTTTATTAATTTTTCATGCTTGCCCCATTTACGCCAATACAACTTATAACCTACTTCAACATTTATTTTCCCTATTGTTTCATATTTAAATGTGTTGTAACGTGAATAGTCTTTATCCTCTGGGGATAATGTGACTTTTTTACAAGGAAGTCTAAATTTCAAACTGAATGTATACTTTTTATACAATACTTGTGTTTCATCATATTTACTAACGATTTTTGCTCCAGCCATTTCAAGCGCTTTAAATAAGCTATCAATGAAAGGTAAAACTTCTGGAATGATCTCACCCGAAGCAGAATTAATTCTTAATTTATCCTCTCTATATGATTGCGTTTTTCTACGGTATCCCACTATTTCTTTATGGGGTTTATTGGATAAAGTCTTATTAACCTTTAATGCGTTGTATATTTTAGTTAATTTTTCTTGGTCAGATTCTAGGTCAGGAAAATAGGACGGTTTTTCCCTTTCTATCTTCTTTGTAGGTGAAGCGACGCTCTTTTCTGTAGGAGGGCTACTGGACTTTTCTTTATTTACTGCAACTGTTATTTTTTTAGGTACCTTTGCAATTTGTTTTTTAGCTGTTTCAATGACAACTATTCGGTTATCATTTGGATTTGGTAGTGGTGGTTGGACTGGCTTCTCATTCCCCATATGTAAACTGCTCCAATAAGATGCTGTAGGTAATGGAATATCATTGCTAGTACATGTATTTTTCAATTTATTATAGGGTACATTTAACTCTTTAGCTGTTTTAGTGGTACCAATAGTCCATAGCTTTTCATATAAATCTTTTCTCGAGATTGATAGCATGATTTTCCCTCTCTTTATCCTTTGCTTCATTTTATATCTACAAAAGTTTTCGGTCAATTTGATACTCAAATAAGCCCATGTATGCATTAACATGGGCTTGGGTAGATTTATATTTCACATTTCTATTTGTCTCTCAATTCCTGATTTAAATTCAATAGTTAAATCGCTGTTGTAAATTGTTACTTTCTCAATAAGCCGTCTTACTAACTGCTCATCATATTCCTCCAGCTCGCAGGATTGCTCATTCAAGAAATCAGTCATTTCAGCGATTCGTTGCCTTTTTCCTTCTCGCTCTGCATTTTCAACTAGTGCATTTTGCTTTAATTCTCGAAGGCGGTAAATTTCATCAGCAACATCTTCATAGTCATTCTTGGACTTTGCTTGGATAAGAAGCTGTTGTTGCAATTCTTCCAATTTGCTGTCAAGGTCATCAGTGGCATTATCATTTTCTTCATTAAATATAGTAGCTATGTTTTTCTGCAAGGTTGAGAGGAAGGGTTCTTTGTTAGCCAAAAGTTCGTTAATAGCCTTGACCACTGCAGTCTGCAATGTTTCCTCATTTATGGTAGGGGCAGTGCATTCAGATCCCTTCTCCTCCAAACGGCTGACGCATCGCCAAACAATTGACTTGTATCCTCGGTTATTCCAATGTACCCGTCTGTAAATATCACCGCACTGTCCGCAGTAAACGATACTCGATAAAGCATACTTACTGCTGTAAACTCGCTTTTTACCGCCCTTGCCGCCGCGAAGATTTGCTCTTCGAACCATCTCTTCTTGAACCTGCATAAAAAGCTCACGCGGAATGATAGGATCGTGGCTATTTTCTACATAATACTGGGGAACGATGCCGTTATTCTTGACTCGCTTTTTAGAAAGGAAATCAACCGTATATGTTTTTTGTAGAAGGGCATCACCGATGTACTTTTCATTTTGTAGTATTTTTTTCAGCGTTTCTGGCCTCCATTTTGATTTACCTGCCGCTGTTAGAATACCGTCTGCTTCTAGTCCTCTTGCTATCTGTAAAAGGCTGGCTCCCTCTAGGTACTCCCTATAAATCCGTTTAACAACCTCAGCACCCTCTGGGTCAATCACTAGTTGCTTGTTTTCATCCTTGGTGTATCCAAGGAAACGCTTGTGGTTGACCTGAACTTCACCTTGCTGATATCGATACTGAATTCCCAGCTTAACGTTCTGGCTTAAGGATTGGCTTTCCTGTTGGGCAAGGGATGCCATGATGGTTAACAACACTTCACCCTTTGAATCCATGGTGTTGATATTCTCTTTCTCGAAGAACACAGCAATGTTTTTATCCTTTAACTGACGGATGTATTTAAGGCAGTCTAACGTATTTCTGGCAAATCGACTGATGGATTTTGTGATAATCATGTCAATTTTTCCTGCCATACATTCTTCAATCATGCGGTTGAACTCTTCACGCTTCTTGGTATTTGTACCTGTGATGCCGTCATCTGCAAAAATACCTGCCAGTTCCCATTCCTTGTTCTTCTTAATATATTTTGTATAATGCTCGATCTGAATTTCATAACTTGAAGCCTGCTCTTCACTATCCGTTGAAACACGACAGTAAGCAGCCACTCGTATTTTGGGTTTGCTTTCACTATTTTTATTATTTCCAACCCGTTTAATTGCTGGAATCACTGTTACATTCCTACTTACCGCCACTTGTTACACCTCACTTTCTATCAGACTGTAAGCATATTCCGCCTGCTTGTATGGATCTTCATATTTTTGCACCAGAGGTTTTACTTTGAACTTTACAGGGTAATCCCTTACCGGTTCATCTTTAGGCTCCCATATCCTTCCGAGCTTTTCTGCTCGTTTTCGTTTTTCTACTCTGGCTTTTTCAAAGGTCTCTTCATCAATAATTGGAGGGTAGAATTCATCGCCCAAGTAATGCTTGTTCTGCAACATCTTACTTGCTGTGGCATGGTAGCAGTCTATCCCAGCTTTTTTAGTAGCACCCTTCAAAGAAAGTCCTGCCAAGTATCCTGAAAATAATTCTTTTACTTGTTCTGCTGCTATTTCATCTACAACAGCCTTTCCATCTTCAATTCTATATCCATAGGGTGTGTGACCCATCTAATTCACCAACCTTTCCTTCAATTCGATTCCACATTTTAATTCAAATCCCACTTCCTCTCGTGAAAAGACCATAATCTTTTCTACGTAATTTTCAAACAGCTCATCCTCATAGGCTGTAAGCATTTGGGACTTAGTTGCAAACTTAAGCAGACGGTCAACCTCTTCAACTTTTGTAAAATTCCCATTGACGGAACGAGTAAGTTGATCCTTTTCGACAAGAAGCCTTTCTCTTTCTGCTTCCAGTGAATTCTTTTCTTTATTAAACAGAGCAGGTTCCAGATATCCTTTGGCCATTAAACCCGTCAGCATCTGACTCTGCTCCATGTTGTTTTCAATCTTAGTTTCCAACTCTTCAATTCTACGAAAACTCGCTACATTATTCTGGTTACGTAACCCATTCAAAAGTGGTCTTAATATGAACTTCTGACCGTAAATGAGTTTATTCATCATCGTAACAAATGCAGTCTTTATATCGTCATCCCGTATGAACTGCATGGAACATTCCGTTATCTGGCTTATATGCTTACTGCAGCACCAAGCGATGTATTTCCTTCCAGATGAATGAATCCTTCTTTTAAAGGTACTGCCACATTCCGAGCAGATAATTTTGCTAGAGAAAGCATATCGGTTTAGATATTTGCTGTTGCGCTTTTCGATGCTTTTTTCCTTTGCTCTCTGATTGAGAACGGCATCTACAGCTTTAAAATCTTCATGGCTGATAATTGCCTCATGATGGTTTTCTACTAGATACATATCTTTCTCACCATAATTGGTGTGCCTATTAAAATGGCTGTCCGTATAAGTCTTTTGCAAAATAACATCACCAGTATATTTTTCATTAGTCAGAATCCCTCTAATCGTAGTAGCTGTCCAACGACCACCTCTTTTTGATGGGATACCCTTTTGATTAAGATCATTTGCAACTTTCTGTGTGCCTTTGCCCGATAATACCTCTGCAAAAATATACTTCACAACTTCAGCCTGCTTGGGGTTTACTATCATTTGACCGTCATTATTTTGATAACCATATGGCGGGTATGAAATTTTAAAGGTTCCGTTTTGAAATCGTCTTTGAATGGCCCACTTCGTATTTTCTGAAATGGAAATTGACTCACTTTCTGCAAGCCCACTTAAAATGGAGAGCATCAACTCGCTTTCCATTGAACCCGTATTGATATTTTCCTTCTCAAAATAGATATGAACCCCAAGGCCTATCAGTTTTCGAACCATCTCCAAGCAGTCTGCAGTATTTCTCGCAAATCGGCTGATGGACTTTGTAATAATTAAGTCAATCCTTCCAGTTTCACAGTCTGATAACATTCTAAGCAGGTCAGAGCGGTTTTCCTTTTTCGTGCCACTGATTCCCTCGTCATAATATAAGCCTGCATATTCCCATTCTGGATTCGCCTTTATATAAGTCTCATAATGAGCCTTTTGCGCTTGCAAGCTGACTAGCTGTTCATTACTATCTGTTGAAACTCGGCAGTAGGCAACCACTCGTGTTTTTGGCTTAATAAAAGAGTTGGCTAGATTCCCTTCTATTTTCGTTATCTTTTTCATCCTCTCACCTCCTTCTTGGTAGGTCACATATTACCTCTGAAACCCTTATATATCAACGGCTTCAGGGCATTATCTCAGCTAAAAAGGGGTAGAATGTTTGGCGGTTTAATGCGTCTATTTTGTTGAATTCCGCTTCAGTTATTAAGCCTTTTTCGAGCATCTTTCTCAGCAATTTTTCTGCTTGGATATAATCAAACTCACGTTGTAACTGTTCCTGTGATACTCTCTTAAGTACGGTGGTGCTTTTGTCTACAACCTCATCCGAGATCTTAGTAACTTTTTTATCCTCGTGCTGATTCACTAAGAATCACCTCCTACCTAATAGCCGTGGGAACAGGTCGAAGTTGAGGATTTGTAAAATTTAATTTGAATCAGAGCATAAAAAAAGAGCCTGCAAGGGAAGAACCCCTACAGGCTAGATAATCTAACGGTTTAATATTTTATTTAGGAATCTCGATGATTTTTAACTCGCCCCATTTGTTAATCATACTTAATAAATGCATCCGTAAAGCCTGCCTTTTTAGCTTTAGCAAGCTGTGCCTCAGCATTTGCACTGTCAGAATAAGCACCGATCTGCACACGGTAATATTTCTTTTTCACAGAGTCTACTGGTTTATTTTCAGCACTTAATAGTTTCTTCACATCCGCTCGAAAGGTGTCCATGCTCTTCCCATGTTTAGGGAACCAGTGCATCACATCGCCATGGTTACTGGCAATGCCTCGTTTATAACCTTCGCTGTGACAGATGATATCTTTTTCACTTAACCCATAGAGTTTGCAAAGATATACACCGTCCTCGCAAATTTCAAATCCAATATGAGAATTGTTTGCAGTTCCTCCAGCATGCCAACCTCGGTGATTCCAAGGCAATGTTTGATAGGTTGCAATGGAACCATCTGCTAATTTACCAATAAAGGCATGGACACATACTTGACGGCCTCCAGGTTTGTCTTGATTCCAATGGTTGTTATATTGGTTCTTTCCTAGCAAGCCATCGTCAGGGCCAACATATCGTTTGAGCCACGGGTTGTTAGCTCCAGTTGAGTGAACCATGATGCCCTTCGGTTTTTCCTGCTTTGAAACAGGCATTATTTGTAAGTATTAACTTATGCAGATTCATTACGGTCACCTCATTAATCAAGAATTTGTGTCAGATGCAAGAGCCACAGGGTATAGATGATAGGTAAACTTCAAATCACAAAAAGCATTCGCCGATGTTTCCCATACTGATATACAGTCCATAACCAGAAGGCACCCGGCTTTGACGCATTTGAATATGAATATGCAACCCAGCGTTTGAACTATCAGCACCTATAGGTGTGCTACGTGAGATTCTGGTAAAGTTCACTTCATCATTTGATATATATAAGTCTAGTTCTTTTTCACTTGTATCCGATTGGCGGCAAAGGGTAACTAAATGACAATCATAAGCTGTTGGATAAAGCAATCCACCCTGCCCGCCTATAACCACGCTACCAATTGGCAATAATGTGTACAAATGTCCTCGAACGCTGTTAATACCGCCCCCGCCTGTAGCATTACCGCTCAAAACATATCTCAAATAGCTTGCCCTAGTAAATGCGTTGATAGTAGATGTTGCGGTAGAGGTAAGGGGCAATGGTGTCGTAGCATTTTCCGCTCTTTCCAATATGAATAGACTCTCACCAGAAGGAATAGTAGCATCACCAATGGAGAAAACTCGACTCGTCCAATAGGCTGTGCTTGCTGGGTTTGGTGATGTTCCTGACCCATATGCAATGTTCGCTACATCTTGAATACCCCTTATGGCTTCGGCAAGTTTCTTGACAGTATTGCGGAGAGTGCCTTGGATTAACACCTGCACATTGTTTGTTGTCGGACTGCCCAAGGATGTAACAAATGTATAGGTTACCGTGCCAAGTACTACGTTATTGCCGCTATTTATACTCGTAAATGTGATGGATGCTCTCCGGCTTACCATATCCGGTGCAGTAGCAGTTTCTATCGGATGCAAATGATTAAGGATAATACCAGTCCGAGTGTATAGAGTATCTCTCATATCCTCGATTAGACCATGTGTGGTATTTAGCAAATTATAGTTATCATTTAACAGACTGTGTGTTGTATTTAAAATTGCATAGTTATCATTGACTAAACCATAGGTATCATTTAATCTGCCATGTGTGGTGTTTAGCAAATCATAGTTATTATTTAAAAGGCTGTAGATAAGGTTTAATAGATTATATGTTTCATTAATATCTAGTTCAGCTAATGCAGAAAGAACCTGATTAAGCCATTCCTGTGCAGGAGGTTCGGGCGGCTCGGCAATTCCGTCAACAAGAGCATCCTCAACAATGGTTAGTATCTGAATGCTTTTTCCGACCACCTCTCCATAAGTGACCCTTATTTCTAGACGACCGACACCGACAATAGATGTATCCGTTGCGCTAGGCGACCATGTAAGAACTCCGTCAGCATAGCTCGTGATCACTGGATAAGCATTACCATCCGGTCTTTTGTAAATTGCATTTAACGAGGCACTGGGGTATTTTTCTTCCAATAAGCTAGATACATCAAATTCAATATTTCGATAGTGATGCTCACCTCGACGACCGATGGACACCGTTACTGCTTTCGTTATGTCAATCATACTTCATCACCTGGCTTACGGGGTTCTTCATCACGTCCATGTAACTGCTGTAGAACTGATTTTAGTTTCTCTGGGATGGGTAGTCCAATATGTCCGGCATTCTCCAAAATGGATACTCCTTCATTACTCAGGTAGAAAAAGATTACTGCTGTGCGTAAGGCTCCACTATTGTCTCCAATGCTACCTAAAATTTGTGTATCGATAATATGAGCAATACCTACCATTGCAAAGATAAACACCTTTTTGAAAATTCCCTTAGCACCAATTTCACTGCACAGCTTTTTATTCACAATGGCACAAAGTACTCCCGTCACATAATCTATGACAACAAAGGCAACCAACGCATAAAGAAATCCATCATAACCTCCGAGAAACCATCCAAGAAATCCACCTACAGCGGCAATAGCCAGCTGTATCCAATTCCAAATCTCTTTCATTAATAGACACCTCCATTTCGTGTGTTTCCATATAGAAAAGCGCCCCTGCAAATGACAAGAGCGCTGAATGTTACCTTTACATTATTTGAATTAGATCATGTATTTGTTGCATCACATTCGCTTTTGGTCGTCCTGTACCGATAGGTAGCCATGTGACAGGTGGTATATCGAATGCCTGGGAAGAATCAAAGCTATTAACCATTAAAATAATCGAATCAATAGCCTTGCGTATTTCAACGATATGAAATGGCCAATTCTTAATAGTGGTCTTTCCTGCAATGATCTCCTCTTTCCAAGTCATAGGGGATAGATTGTAATAGCTACGCACCCTATTTACAGCAGTTCGAATCGTCTGAATATGCGCTGCCTTTACATGCGTCACATTTGGAGTAATGATTTCAAAAGGTAATGCCAATATCGTAAAAGTACGAACAACTTCTATACTTGCTGATTCGATATCACTGTCAAGACAACGGAAGGTAACCGTATGATTACCTGCAGAAAGCGGTTCAGCTTGGTAAATTGTCTTGACCCCATTACCAAGATAGCCGCTTACAGAAAACCGCTCAGGATTGTCTACGCTGTTTTGCCATGAACCAGAGTCAATCCTTACCTCCACTATTTGTGTTTGTCCATCCGGTTCAATTCCTGTTGTGATCATAAAACGTGGTGTAGCATTATAAGTAAAATTGCCAGACATTGGACAGTCTACTATCGGTGCTACAGGCGGGCTGTTTTTCTTTACCGCGTTACTAACAACATAGGCAGACACTGCATCAAGTGCATCTGTGACGCTGATTCGATAACGAGTATATCTACCGGCAACCTGTGAGGCATTTACCTGAAGAGTGCCTGAAGTCGCATTGGAAATAACTGTCGTCAGT contains:
- a CDS encoding recombinase family protein, giving the protein MAVSRNVTVIPAIKRVGNNKNSESKPKIRVAAYCRVSTDSEEQASSYEIQIEHYTKYIKKNKEWELAGIFADDGITGTNTKKREEFNRMIEECMAGKIDMIITKSISRFARNTLDCLKYIRQLKDKNIAVFFEKENINTMDSKGEVLLTIMASLAQQESQSLSQNVKLGIQYRYQQGEVQVNHKRFLGYTKDENKQLVIDPEGAEVVKRIYREYLEGASLLQIARGLEADGILTAAGKSKWRPETLKKILQNEKYIGDALLQKTYTVDFLSKKRVKNNGIVPQYYVENSHDPIIPRELFMQVQEEMVRRANLRGGKGGKKRVYSSKYALSSIVYCGQCGDIYRRVHWNNRGYKSIVWRCVSRLEEKGSECTAPTINEETLQTAVVKAINELLANKEPFLSTLQKNIATIFNEENDNATDDLDSKLEELQQQLLIQAKSKNDYEDVADEIYRLRELKQNALVENAEREGKRQRIAEMTDFLNEQSCELEEYDEQLVRRLIEKVTIYNSDLTIEFKSGIERQIEM
- a CDS encoding recombinase family protein: MGHTPYGYRIEDGKAVVDEIAAEQVKELFSGYLAGLSLKGATKKAGIDCYHATASKMLQNKHYLGDEFYPPIIDEETFEKARVEKRKRAEKLGRIWEPKDEPVRDYPVKFKVKPLVQKYEDPYKQAEYAYSLIESEV
- a CDS encoding recombinase family protein; translation: MKKITKIEGNLANSFIKPKTRVVAYCRVSTDSNEQLVSLQAQKAHYETYIKANPEWEYAGLYYDEGISGTKKENRSDLLRMLSDCETGRIDLIITKSISRFARNTADCLEMVRKLIGLGVHIYFEKENINTGSMESELMLSILSGLAESESISISENTKWAIQRRFQNGTFKISYPPYGYQNNDGQMIVNPKQAEVVKYIFAEVLSGKGTQKVANDLNQKGIPSKRGGRWTATTIRGILTNEKYTGDVILQKTYTDSHFNRHTNYGEKDMYLVENHHEAIISHEDFKAVDAVLNQRAKEKSIEKRNSKYLNRYAFSSKIICSECGSTFKRRIHSSGRKYIAWCCSKHISQITECSMQFIRDDDIKTAFVTMMNKLIYGQKFILRPLLNGLRNQNNVASFRRIEELETKIENNMEQSQMLTGLMAKGYLEPALFNKEKNSLEAERERLLVEKDQLTRSVNGNFTKVEEVDRLLKFATKSQMLTAYEDELFENYVEKIMVFSREEVGFELKCGIELKERLVN
- a CDS encoding SHOCT domain-containing protein, yielding MNQHEDKKVTKISDEVVDKSTTVLKRVSQEQLQREFDYIQAEKLLRKMLEKGLITEAEFNKIDALNRQTFYPFLAEIMP
- a CDS encoding N-acetylmuramoyl-L-alanine amidase — protein: MPVSKQEKPKGIMVHSTGANNPWLKRYVGPDDGLLGKNQYNNHWNQDKPGGRQVCVHAFIGKLADGSIATYQTLPWNHRGWHAGGTANNSHIGFEICEDGVYLCKLYGLSEKDIICHSEGYKRGIASNHGDVMHWFPKHGKSMDTFRADVKKLLSAENKPVDSVKKKYYRVQIGAYSDSANAEAQLAKAKKAGFTDAFIKYD
- a CDS encoding phage holin family protein, translating into MKEIWNWIQLAIAAVGGFLGWFLGGYDGFLYALVAFVVIDYVTGVLCAIVNKKLCSEIGAKGIFKKVFIFAMVGIAHIIDTQILGSIGDNSGALRTAVIFFYLSNEGVSILENAGHIGLPIPEKLKSVLQQLHGRDEEPRKPGDEV